AACAGGGCCTTCGCGCGGTCGATCGCGAGCTGCTCGGCCACGTCGACGTTCTCGCAGCCCCCATAGTAGCGCTTGCCAGGATAGCCCTCGGCATACTTGTTGGTCAGCACGGAACCCTGTGCCTCGAGCACGCGGGGACTCGCGTAGTTCTCGGAGGCGATCAGCTCGATATGCTCTTCCTGGCGCCGCTTCTCGGCGGCGATCGCCTCGGCCAGCTCGTCGTCGAAACCGGCGATGGTCATGTCTTTGGGAAACACGATGGTTCTGCTCCGGGAAGTCTGGTGTATGGCGAAAGCGCGGCATTATACCGTATCCGCGCGTCCGCTCCCGGCGGATCCCTGGCCCCCTATCGCATGAGGCTTCAGGACATCGCCGCGACCACTTCGCACCAGCCGTGCGCCAGGTTCGAGAGGTCGTAGCCACCCCCGCCCATGGCGAGCAACCGACCCTCGCAGTGGGCGTCGGCCAGTGAACGCAGGCGGGTCGCCGCATGGGCGTGGGCCTTCGGTGAGTAGTGCATCTGTGTGATCGGGTCACCCGCGATGCTGTCGGCACCGCACTGGAACAGGATCACCTCGGGCGGGAATTGCGCGATCAGCGCCTCCACGCGGGGCCAGACCTCCAGGAACGCCGTGTCGTCGGACCCGGGCGGCATCGGGACGTTGAGCTTGGTCCCCTTCGCGTGGCCGGTGCCGGTCTCGGTGGCGAAACCGGTGCCGGGATACAGGGTGCGCCCGTCCTGGTGCAGGTCGGCGAAGATCACCCCGGGCGCGCCCTCAAACGCGTAGTAAACACCGTCACCGTGGTGGGCGTCGATGTCCACGTAGGCCACCCGCGCGCAGGCGTATTCGCCGAGCAGCGACTCGATCGCCACACCGCAGTCGTTGAAGACACAGAAACCGGCGGCAGAATCGCGCCGCGCGTGGTGGAGCCCGGCGATGGGCACGAACACTCGCCGGCAGCGCCGCTCCATGATACGCCGCAGGCCGTCGAGTACCGTGCCGACGACCGTCGAGGCGGCCTCGTAGACCCCCGGGAAGGCTGGCGTATCACCGTAGTCCAGGTAGCCGGCACCGGTCACCGACTGCGTCTTGACCTGCTCCAGGTAGTCGTCGGTGTGGAAACGCAGTAGCTCTCGCTCGGTGGCGACCACGGGAGCGATGAGGTCACTGCGTTTGTCGAGACCGAGCGACTCGAAGTGCAGCCTGAAGGCATCGTAGCGCTTCGGCCCGAAGGGATGGTCCTCACCGAAGCTGTAGCGCGCGAGCGCCTCACCGAGATAGACGTTGAGTTCGGAACGGGTTTGCATGGATTCCTCGATGTCTTCCGCGATTACTCGGGTATGAGTGGGCGTGGGGAGTATAATAGCGCCCCGTTTCGAACCCCGTACTGTCAGGATATGGCTGAATACATCTATACCATGAGCGGTGTCGGCAAGGTCGTACCGCCGAAGAAGGAGATACTCCGCGACATCTCCCTGAATTTCTTCCCCGGGGCGAAGATCGGCGTGCTCGGTTACAACGGTGCCGGGAAATCCACCCTGCTGCGCATCATGGCCGGGGTCGACACCGACCATCTGGGCGAGGCCCGCCCCCAGCCCGGCATCGAGATCGGCTATCTACCGCAGGAGCCCGTACTGGATCCGGAAAAGGATGTGCGCGGCAACGTCGAGGACGGCCTGCGTCACATCACCGAGGCGCAGGCACGGCTCGATGCGGTCTATGCCGCCTATGCTGAACCCGACGCCGATTTCGACAAGCTGGCCGCCGAACAGGCGCACCTGGAGAACATCATCCAGGCCGCCGACGCCCATCAGCTCGACCGCAAGCTGGAGGTCGCCGCCGATGCCCTGCGCCTGCCCGAGTGGGATGCCGATGTCACCACGCTGTCTGGTGGCGAACGCCGTCGGGTCGCCTTGTGCCGACTCCTGCTCTCGAATCCCGACATGCTGATCCTGGACGAGCCAACCAACCACCTCGACGCCGAGTCCGTCGCCTGGCTGGAACGCTTTCTCCAGGAGTTCCCGGGGACCGTGGTGGCGGTGACCCACGACCGTTATTTCCTCGACAACGTCGCGGGCTGGATCCTTGAGCTCGACCGCGGCCACGGCATCCCATGGAAGGGCAACTACTCCTCCTGGCTCGACCAGAAGGAGACCCGCCTGGAACTCGAGGAACGTGGGGAGGCCGCGCGCATCAAGAGCATGAAGGCCGAGCTCGAATGGGTCCGCAGCAACCCCAAGGGCCGCCAAGCCAAGAGCAAGGCGCGACTGAAACGCTTCGAGGAGCTTTCCTCGCGCGAACATCAGAAGCGCTCGGAGACCAACGAGATCTATATCCCACCCGGCGACCGGCTCGGGGATGTCGTGGTCGTCGCCGAGGGAGTCTCCAAACGCCTTGGCGGCAGGTTATTGATGGAGGGTCTGGAATTCACCCTGCCCAGAGGCGGCATCGTCGGCGTCATCGGTCCCAACGGCGCGGGCAAGACTACCCTGTTCCGCATGATCACAGGCGCTGAGACCCCGGACAGCGGTGAGATCAAGGTTGGGGAGTCCGTCAAGGTCTCGCACATCGATCAGCTCCGCGACGACCTTGATGGCGCGAAGACGGTCTGGGAGGAGATCTCCGACGGCCAGGACCTGATCACCGTCGGCAACTACGAGGTGCCCTCAAGGGCCTACATCGGCCGGTTCAATTTTCGCGGCAGTGATCAGCAGAAGCGCGTCGCCGACCTGTCCGGGGGCGAACGCAACCGGTTGCACCTGGCCAAGCTGCTGAAGACCGGCGGCAACCTGCTGCTGCTCGACGAACCCACCAATGATCTGGACGTGGAGACCCTGCGGGCACTCGAGGAGGCCCTGCTGGAATTCCCGGGCAGCGCCGTGGTCATCTCGCACGACCGCTGGTTCCTGGACCGGATCGCCACCCATATCCTGGCCTTCGAGGGGGACAGCGAGGTCGTCTGGTTCGAAGGCAACTTCAGCGAGTACCAGGAGGACTACCGGCGGCGGGCCGGGGTGGAGGCCGATCAGCCGCACCGCGTTCGCTACAAGCGCCTGGCCTGAGGCGGACCGGCGCCACGCGTGCCAGACAACGACGCGGCGGCTCGGCGTAAGATCATCCAGAGACATGAACCACTCCCAGCAGATCCGGTTCGGCATGAAGTGGACTGCGATCGCCCTGGTCACGACGCAGATCCTGCGTTTCGTGACGACCATCGTCCTTGCGAGGCTGCTGGTTCCGGAGCTGTTCGGACTGGTCGCGATGGCAAACGCGACCATCCACATCATCGCCGTGGTACGTGAATTCGGACTCGGATCGGCCTACATACAACGCAAGGTCCAGGAAGGGGAAGACGAACGCGTTTCGGCAAACACGACGTTCTACATCCTGTGCATGATCAATGCACTCATGTTCATGGCGGCATGGTTTCTCGCTCCCTGGACCGCCGCTTTCTTCAGTGAGGAGAGGCTGACTGATGTCCTTCGTGTACTGACTATGTCTTTTATACTGGACGGTGTGGTCACGATTACCGGCGTGGTCCTGAGAAAAAAACTGGAATTCGGCAAATTCGCGGTATCGGAGATCATCGGGAGAGTTTCGTACTCCGCTGTTTCCATCTCCCTTGCACTTTCCGGATTCGGCGTCTGGAGCCTGGTATTCGGACAACTGACGTCCCAGGTCATTCGGGCCGGCGTTTCGCTCAAGCTGTCCGGATGGCGTCCCGCGCTCGAGTTCTCGACGAAGATCGCACGCGAACTGTTCTCGTTCGGCAAATACCTCTGGGGGTTCAGTATCATCTCGGCACTGGGTGATTCCCTGGACCGGGTCATCATCGGCCGATGGCTTGGAGCGGCAAATCTCGGTATCTATGGGCTGGCCCTCAATCTTTCGAAACTTCCCGCGACCCAGATCAGCTGGATGATCAACCGAATTGCCTTCCCGGCGCTATCTCGAATCCAGGATGACAAGGCGGCACTGCGCCGGACATTCCTTAAGACCATCAATCACGTGGCCCCGATCTCCATCCCCGTCGGCCTGGCGCTGTCCGCAACCTCCGAGGCCCTGGTCGCTACACTCTACGGCGCGAACTGGGCGGGCGCGGCGCCCGTACTGGAGGTCCTGGTGATTTACGGTACGGTGCTATCTCTATCAAGTCTTACGGGCCCTGTCTTCAAAGCTATCGGGAAACCGAAAGCGCTTCTGTATACCAGCGTCCTGCACCATACTCTGATGGTGGTGCTGCTGATCGCACTTGCACGATACGGAATCGTTGCCATCGCCTATGCCGTATTGACACCGCTGCTCCTGTCGTCGGTAATCGCGTTTGTACTTGTCGTTCGATACCTCGATCTACAGGCCCGGGACGTACTAGAACCCCTGTTCCGTTCCGGTGGTGCAGGGATGATCATGTATCTTTCCATCCGCGCTCTCGAATGGTCGGCCAGCTCCTCGGACCTGCCCTCTCCGGTCCTGTTTCTGGCCTGTATCGCCGTCGGCATGCTTTCTTACCTGTTGGCCTCCCTGGTTATCAATCGCACGGTAGTACGCGATATCACCGTGACATTCAGGGAGGTCATGCAGGCGAAAGGCAAGCTTCGGTGACTTTCGGTTGCCCCGGACCCAGGACGAGATGAGAATCGCCTTCGTCAGCCAGCCGATGGATGCCGTGTTCTCCGATCAAAACTCCATCGGCATCTGGACCTACGAGATTTCCCGGCAACTCGGTCGCGACCACGACGTGCGGGTCTATTGCAGGGCCGACACCACAGACCACCGCGTTGCGGGGGTCGCATTCCGTGGCATTTCCACCAGGACAGACCTGCGGCTGAACAGGATCACGAAGAAGCTCCTGACAAGGAATCCCCCCGATCAACCGTATTTCGGTTCCTGGGCGTTTTTTTTCCCGTACGCAGCCCAGGTTGCCATGGACCTGAGGTCCTTTCACGCCGAGGTCATACATCTGCACAACTTCTCCCAGTTCGCACCGTTGATCAAGAGGCTCAACCCCCGTTCAGGACTCGTGCTGCATATGCACTGCGAGTGGCTCACCCAGCTCGACAGATCGCTCATCGAGTCCCGCCTTCGCCATGTCGACGGGATCGCGGGATGCAGCGGCTACATCACCGATGCCATCGCAAACCGCTTCCCCGCCTACGCCGACAAATGCGCCACCTTCCATAACGGCGTCGACCCGGAAAGATTCAAACCGTCCTCGCCGGAAGGTGCTTCCAGCGCAGAATCCCGCGTCCGTCTGCTCTTCGTAGGTCGCGTCTCGCCGGAGAAAGGATTGCACTACCTGATCGATGCGCTACCCGCCGTCAAGAGCCGAGTCGAGAACATCACCCTCGACATCGTCGGTAGCAAACGGCAGCTCCCCCATGAGTATCTCGCTGCGTTTAGCGAAGATTCGCTCTCCGTCGAACTTTCCGCGTTCTACAGAAACGAGGATCGCACGCAATACTACGGCCATCTTTTGGA
This Gammaproteobacteria bacterium DNA region includes the following protein-coding sequences:
- a CDS encoding glycosyltransferase family 4 protein, whose translation is MPRTQDEMRIAFVSQPMDAVFSDQNSIGIWTYEISRQLGRDHDVRVYCRADTTDHRVAGVAFRGISTRTDLRLNRITKKLLTRNPPDQPYFGSWAFFFPYAAQVAMDLRSFHAEVIHLHNFSQFAPLIKRLNPRSGLVLHMHCEWLTQLDRSLIESRLRHVDGIAGCSGYITDAIANRFPAYADKCATFHNGVDPERFKPSSPEGASSAESRVRLLFVGRVSPEKGLHYLIDALPAVKSRVENITLDIVGSKRQLPHEYLAAFSEDSLSVELSAFYRNEDRTQYYGHLLEKIRALGLESCVTLHGHLPQSDLPEFYRRADILVNPSLSESFGMSLIEAMASGVPVVATDIGGMPEIVSCADVGAIIPPGDSGALAGAIVDLALDGEKRSTMGQNGRRQAMERYSWGGIAASLAPLYRTVRN
- a CDS encoding acetoin utilization protein AcuC — protein: MQTRSELNVYLGEALARYSFGEDHPFGPKRYDAFRLHFESLGLDKRSDLIAPVVATERELLRFHTDDYLEQVKTQSVTGAGYLDYGDTPAFPGVYEAASTVVGTVLDGLRRIMERRCRRVFVPIAGLHHARRDSAAGFCVFNDCGVAIESLLGEYACARVAYVDIDAHHGDGVYYAFEGAPGVIFADLHQDGRTLYPGTGFATETGTGHAKGTKLNVPMPPGSDDTAFLEVWPRVEALIAQFPPEVILFQCGADSIAGDPITQMHYSPKAHAHAATRLRSLADAHCEGRLLAMGGGGYDLSNLAHGWCEVVAAMS
- a CDS encoding lipopolysaccharide biosynthesis protein, which translates into the protein MNHSQQIRFGMKWTAIALVTTQILRFVTTIVLARLLVPELFGLVAMANATIHIIAVVREFGLGSAYIQRKVQEGEDERVSANTTFYILCMINALMFMAAWFLAPWTAAFFSEERLTDVLRVLTMSFILDGVVTITGVVLRKKLEFGKFAVSEIIGRVSYSAVSISLALSGFGVWSLVFGQLTSQVIRAGVSLKLSGWRPALEFSTKIARELFSFGKYLWGFSIISALGDSLDRVIIGRWLGAANLGIYGLALNLSKLPATQISWMINRIAFPALSRIQDDKAALRRTFLKTINHVAPISIPVGLALSATSEALVATLYGANWAGAAPVLEVLVIYGTVLSLSSLTGPVFKAIGKPKALLYTSVLHHTLMVVLLIALARYGIVAIAYAVLTPLLLSSVIAFVLVVRYLDLQARDVLEPLFRSGGAGMIMYLSIRALEWSASSSDLPSPVLFLACIAVGMLSYLLASLVINRTVVRDITVTFREVMQAKGKLR
- the ettA gene encoding energy-dependent translational throttle protein EttA, yielding MAEYIYTMSGVGKVVPPKKEILRDISLNFFPGAKIGVLGYNGAGKSTLLRIMAGVDTDHLGEARPQPGIEIGYLPQEPVLDPEKDVRGNVEDGLRHITEAQARLDAVYAAYAEPDADFDKLAAEQAHLENIIQAADAHQLDRKLEVAADALRLPEWDADVTTLSGGERRRVALCRLLLSNPDMLILDEPTNHLDAESVAWLERFLQEFPGTVVAVTHDRYFLDNVAGWILELDRGHGIPWKGNYSSWLDQKETRLELEERGEAARIKSMKAELEWVRSNPKGRQAKSKARLKRFEELSSREHQKRSETNEIYIPPGDRLGDVVVVAEGVSKRLGGRLLMEGLEFTLPRGGIVGVIGPNGAGKTTLFRMITGAETPDSGEIKVGESVKVSHIDQLRDDLDGAKTVWEEISDGQDLITVGNYEVPSRAYIGRFNFRGSDQQKRVADLSGGERNRLHLAKLLKTGGNLLLLDEPTNDLDVETLRALEEALLEFPGSAVVISHDRWFLDRIATHILAFEGDSEVVWFEGNFSEYQEDYRRRAGVEADQPHRVRYKRLA